The Primulina tabacum isolate GXHZ01 chromosome 16, ASM2559414v2, whole genome shotgun sequence genome window below encodes:
- the LOC142529225 gene encoding WRKY transcription factor 72A-like isoform X2 encodes METSLHKSLLEIGVKEEETKASSSHEESFPYETTLLQVGAGKRVQNDDGLKPGLPNLKNLIHSKQGETKIERSSPAKSESRTTSFDKREQQMEQLQQAKAEMDEVMEENQRLRMYLDRILKDYRTLQNQYKEAIQQDAKKSANADSIASDDQPEESELVSLSLGRSSSETIKDGPHKMPINEKIHQENSEGDKGLALGLEVVPIASSQVEYPSPENSLEEVTKETGDTTTWSPHKSMKNSRDDGDDELLQQNHAKRARVSVRYRCDFPTMNDGCQWRKYGQKISKGNPCPRAYYRCTVAPSCPVRKQVQRCIEDMSVLITTYEGTHNHPLPISATAMASTTSAAVSMLISGSSASGLGPSSSSITTTSNTTMANLNGLNFYLPNNSRSKPFYIPKTSISSTPSYPTITLDLTSPSSTPSSHLNRLANNINPTRFSSTNLNFSSLESSSLPVSWNNGTLGYENNIIQTPNSLSFGTQNNETLHHYFMQKNIRNPNVQQSDHTTDTIAAATKAIASDPSFQSALAAALTSLIGSGLADASSSGTQNGSEKTCQNIKNSESFPILSSFPTTSNVNNSISSQPGSLRFLSPSFPFTNSQSKSNSPGDDRDHIV; translated from the exons ATGGAGACTTCTTTACATAAATCTCTTCTCGAGATCGGGGTGAAGGAAGAAGAGACCAAAGCTTCTAGCAGCCATGAAGAAAGTTTTCCATACGAGACCACTCTTCTTCAG GTTGGAGCTGGAAAAAGGGTTCAAAATGACGATGGATTAAAGCCGGGATTGCCTAATCTCAAGAATTTAATTCATAGCAAGCAG GGTGAAACTAAAATAGAGAGATCCTCACCGGCTAAGTCTGAATCAAGAACAACTTCATTTGACAAAAGGGAACAACAG ATGGAGCAACTTCAGCAAGCCAAAGCTGAGATGGATGAAGTTATGGAAGAGAATCAACGGCTCAGAATGTATTTGGATCGGATTCTGAAGGATTACAGGACCCTACAGAACCAATACAAAGAAGCCATTCAACAAGATGCTAAAAAAAGTGCTAATGCAGATTCTATTGCGAGTGATGATCAGCCCGAAGAATCTGAACTTGTATCCCTTTCCCTGGGAAGAAGTTCGAGTGAGACGATTAAAGACGGTCCCCATAAAATGccaatcaatgaaaaaatacatCAGGAGAATAGTGAAGGTGATAAAGGATTGGCATTGGGATTGGAAGTGGTGCCTATAGCGTCATCACAAGTTGAGTATCCCAGCCCTGAAAATAGCTTGGAAGAAGTGACGAAAGAAACGGGTGACACGACGACGTGGTCGCCTCATAAGTCCATGAAGAATTCGAGAGATGACGGAGATGATGAGCTTTTGCAGCAGAATCACGCTAAACGAGCTAGGGTTTCTGTGCGATACAGATGCGACTTTCCAACA ATGAACGATGGGTGCCAATGGAGAAAATATGGGCAAAAGATTTCTAAAGGGAACCCGTGCCCGCGAGCATACTATCGTTGCACAGTTGCTCCATCTTGTCCCGTGAGAAAACAG GTGCAAAGATGTATCGAGGACATGTCCGTCTTGATCACGACATACGAAGGAACACATAACCATCCACTCCCGATCTCGGCAACTGCCATGGCTTCCACCACCTCAGCAGCAGTCTCCATGCTAATATCTGGCTCGTCAGCCTCTGGATTAGGGCCGAGTTCCTCATCCATCACCACCACCTCCAACACGACGATGGCAAATCTCAATGGACTAAACTTCTATCTCCCAAATAACTCGAGATCAAAACCATTTTACATACCaaaaacatcaatctcatctaCCCCTTCATATCCAACCATCACCCTCGATCTCACGTCTCCGTCGTCAACCCCATCATCTCACTTAAACCGACTAGCAAACAACATTAATCCTACAAGATTTTCATCCACGAATCTAAATTTCAGCTCTTTGGAATCAAGCTCTCTACCAGTTTCTTGGAATAATGGAACACTTGGCTACGAAAACAATATCATTCAAACCCCAAACTCTTTGAGCTTTGGAACCCAAAATAATGAAACCCTTCACCATTATTTCATGCAAAAGAATATTAGAAACCCTAATGTTCAACAGTCTGATCACACAACAGACACCATTGCTGCTGCGACCAAAGCTATTGCATCCGACCCTAGTTTCCAATCTGCATTAGCAGCTGCACTCACTTCACTGATTGGGTCGGGTTTAGCCGATGCCAGCTCATCAGGAACCCAAAATGGAAGCGAAAAAACTTGCCAGAATATCAAGAATAGCGAATCTTTTCCTATTCTATCGAGCTTTCCAACAACGTCAAATGTAAATAATTCGATAAGTTCCCAGCCAGGAAGCTTGAGGTTTCTTTCACCTTCATTTCCATTCACAAATTCTCAGAGTAAATCAAACTCTCCAGGTGATGACAGGGATCACATTGTTTAG
- the LOC142529225 gene encoding WRKY transcription factor 72A-like isoform X1, which produces METSLHKSLLEIGVKEEETKASSSHEESFPYETTLLQVGAGKRVQNDDGLKPGLPNLKNLIHSKQGETKIERSSPAKSESRTTSFDKREQQQMEQLQQAKAEMDEVMEENQRLRMYLDRILKDYRTLQNQYKEAIQQDAKKSANADSIASDDQPEESELVSLSLGRSSSETIKDGPHKMPINEKIHQENSEGDKGLALGLEVVPIASSQVEYPSPENSLEEVTKETGDTTTWSPHKSMKNSRDDGDDELLQQNHAKRARVSVRYRCDFPTMNDGCQWRKYGQKISKGNPCPRAYYRCTVAPSCPVRKQVQRCIEDMSVLITTYEGTHNHPLPISATAMASTTSAAVSMLISGSSASGLGPSSSSITTTSNTTMANLNGLNFYLPNNSRSKPFYIPKTSISSTPSYPTITLDLTSPSSTPSSHLNRLANNINPTRFSSTNLNFSSLESSSLPVSWNNGTLGYENNIIQTPNSLSFGTQNNETLHHYFMQKNIRNPNVQQSDHTTDTIAAATKAIASDPSFQSALAAALTSLIGSGLADASSSGTQNGSEKTCQNIKNSESFPILSSFPTTSNVNNSISSQPGSLRFLSPSFPFTNSQSKSNSPGDDRDHIV; this is translated from the exons ATGGAGACTTCTTTACATAAATCTCTTCTCGAGATCGGGGTGAAGGAAGAAGAGACCAAAGCTTCTAGCAGCCATGAAGAAAGTTTTCCATACGAGACCACTCTTCTTCAG GTTGGAGCTGGAAAAAGGGTTCAAAATGACGATGGATTAAAGCCGGGATTGCCTAATCTCAAGAATTTAATTCATAGCAAGCAG GGTGAAACTAAAATAGAGAGATCCTCACCGGCTAAGTCTGAATCAAGAACAACTTCATTTGACAAAAGGGAACAACAG CAGATGGAGCAACTTCAGCAAGCCAAAGCTGAGATGGATGAAGTTATGGAAGAGAATCAACGGCTCAGAATGTATTTGGATCGGATTCTGAAGGATTACAGGACCCTACAGAACCAATACAAAGAAGCCATTCAACAAGATGCTAAAAAAAGTGCTAATGCAGATTCTATTGCGAGTGATGATCAGCCCGAAGAATCTGAACTTGTATCCCTTTCCCTGGGAAGAAGTTCGAGTGAGACGATTAAAGACGGTCCCCATAAAATGccaatcaatgaaaaaatacatCAGGAGAATAGTGAAGGTGATAAAGGATTGGCATTGGGATTGGAAGTGGTGCCTATAGCGTCATCACAAGTTGAGTATCCCAGCCCTGAAAATAGCTTGGAAGAAGTGACGAAAGAAACGGGTGACACGACGACGTGGTCGCCTCATAAGTCCATGAAGAATTCGAGAGATGACGGAGATGATGAGCTTTTGCAGCAGAATCACGCTAAACGAGCTAGGGTTTCTGTGCGATACAGATGCGACTTTCCAACA ATGAACGATGGGTGCCAATGGAGAAAATATGGGCAAAAGATTTCTAAAGGGAACCCGTGCCCGCGAGCATACTATCGTTGCACAGTTGCTCCATCTTGTCCCGTGAGAAAACAG GTGCAAAGATGTATCGAGGACATGTCCGTCTTGATCACGACATACGAAGGAACACATAACCATCCACTCCCGATCTCGGCAACTGCCATGGCTTCCACCACCTCAGCAGCAGTCTCCATGCTAATATCTGGCTCGTCAGCCTCTGGATTAGGGCCGAGTTCCTCATCCATCACCACCACCTCCAACACGACGATGGCAAATCTCAATGGACTAAACTTCTATCTCCCAAATAACTCGAGATCAAAACCATTTTACATACCaaaaacatcaatctcatctaCCCCTTCATATCCAACCATCACCCTCGATCTCACGTCTCCGTCGTCAACCCCATCATCTCACTTAAACCGACTAGCAAACAACATTAATCCTACAAGATTTTCATCCACGAATCTAAATTTCAGCTCTTTGGAATCAAGCTCTCTACCAGTTTCTTGGAATAATGGAACACTTGGCTACGAAAACAATATCATTCAAACCCCAAACTCTTTGAGCTTTGGAACCCAAAATAATGAAACCCTTCACCATTATTTCATGCAAAAGAATATTAGAAACCCTAATGTTCAACAGTCTGATCACACAACAGACACCATTGCTGCTGCGACCAAAGCTATTGCATCCGACCCTAGTTTCCAATCTGCATTAGCAGCTGCACTCACTTCACTGATTGGGTCGGGTTTAGCCGATGCCAGCTCATCAGGAACCCAAAATGGAAGCGAAAAAACTTGCCAGAATATCAAGAATAGCGAATCTTTTCCTATTCTATCGAGCTTTCCAACAACGTCAAATGTAAATAATTCGATAAGTTCCCAGCCAGGAAGCTTGAGGTTTCTTTCACCTTCATTTCCATTCACAAATTCTCAGAGTAAATCAAACTCTCCAGGTGATGACAGGGATCACATTGTTTAG